Genomic window (Candidatus Microthrix parvicella Bio17-1):
TCGGAACACACCGGGATCAGACCGGCAGACATGCCTTCGAGAAGCACCATGCCAAAGGCCTCCAGTTCGTTGATCGATGGCAACACGATGACGTCGTGGCTGCGGTAGGCGGCCAACAATTCGTCGTGGTCGACGCGCCCGACAAAGCGGGCGTTGGTCAGGCCCCTGCGTCGCGCCAACTCGCGGTACTGCTGCTCATCCAGTCCGCCACCCACCAGGGTGGCCTCCACCCCGGGGAGCCCGTCGAGAGCCTCCAGCAGCACCGGGACTCCCTTGTAGGGCCGCATCTGACCCACGAACAGCACTCGCAACGGGCCGTTTGACCGCGCGGTCACATCCTCCGGTGTGTCCGCGCCCGCCGGTGCCACGGCATCGACCCCCCACGGAATGACGTGAGCTCCCGGTACCCCCGCCGCCGCAAGCAGGTCCCGATAGGACGGCGACGTGACCACGACCTCGTCCGCCACGCGGGCCAGGCGCTCCTGTGCGGTGTTCACGCCCAGTTGGGCCCGATACATCGCGCCGCGACCACGTCCGGCGGCCTCCACCATCACTTGAAAATGATGGGTGTACACCACCGCCGGTCGGCGCCGCGCCAACGCGGTTCGCGCCAGAAACAACTCCGAGCAGAACGGCGATGGCCCGTGCAGGCCCACCACGTCGTAGCCCTCGGTGAAGCGGGCAAAGCGGGCGAAGCGTCGAGCAATAAAGTGCATTCGGTACTCGCCGTAGGTCAACCCTCGATCGGCCAGGGCCGAAACCGCGTCCACTCGATGACCTCGCTCGATCAAGCCGCGACGAAGCCGATCAACCGACCGTGACACGCCGGAGGTCACCGGGGGAAGTTGCGATGCCACCAACAGCACCGACATTGGCTTGGATTCGGTCATGGCGCAGCCGGGTCGAGGATCTCCAGGCCGTCGGTGCGTGGCTGCGCCGGCTCAGGGCCCCATCCAACCCTGGTGCTCCACCACAGGCGCACCAGGTGCTTCACCATGTTCCAACCTTCCACCAGGGTGCTCTTGGTCTGACCATCGGTGCGGGTCTCGAAGCGATAGGGCACGTCCACCAACACCTCCCATTTCCCCCGAACCAGGA
Coding sequences:
- a CDS encoding glycosyltransferase family 4 protein — its product is MTESKPMSVLLVASQLPPVTSGVSRSVDRLRRGLIERGHRVDAVSALADRGLTYGEYRMHFIARRFARFARFTEGYDVVGLHGPSPFCSELFLARTALARRRPAVVYTHHFQVMVEAAGRGRGAMYRAQLGVNTAQERLARVADEVVVTSPSYRDLLAAAGVPGAHVIPWGVDAVAPAGADTPEDVTARSNGPLRVLFVGQMRPYKGVPVLLEALDGLPGVEATLVGGGLDEQQYRELARRRGLTNARFVGRVDHDELLAAYRSHDVIVLPSINELEAFGMVLLEGMSAGLIPVCSDLPGLGDVVGDTGRVVPRRDPDALRGALASLAAQPAERARLSKSARARAATFTWERSVADYEAVLAAAVLSNADRGRSISANPTTRRQR